From Candidatus Zixiibacteriota bacterium:
TGACCGCGTGACCGTTCGCTCATATCGTTGCCGCCCCAGAAACTCCGTCACTTCCGCCTCCAGAACCGAGAGCAACATTCGCTGCGCTCCCTCACGGGCGATGCTGTCAAGATCCTCAGTCAATCCGGTCGCCCGATCTGGTAGCCCACAGCTTGCTGTGGGTAATTTGGAAGTTCGACGATGACACGACTCCGCCATTACGACAACGAAGGTACCGCCCGGTTTGTGACGTTCGGGTGTTATCGCAGTCTCCCCTTCCTGG
This genomic window contains:
- a CDS encoding transposase; translated protein: QEGETAITPERHKPGGTFVVVMAESCHRRTSKLPTASCGLPDRATGLTEDLDSIAREGAQRMLLSVLEAEVTEFLGRQRYERTVTRSGYRNGYGKGRRVTLGTGTVRVRAPRVRDSEEPFASQVLPAWQRRSQAVKELIPELYVQGLATGDFELALRGLLGETAIW